One window from the genome of Bacillus kexueae encodes:
- the metA gene encoding homoserine O-acetyltransferase MetA, whose amino-acid sequence MPINIPSHLPAKEILEKENIFIMDESRAYRQDIRPLNIIILNLMPEKEKTETQLLRLLGNSPLQVNITFLRPKTHTPKTTKKKHLDEFYTTFDKIDHRKFDGMIVTGAPIETLPFEQVHYWNELTEIFEWSKSNVTSTLHICWGAQAGLFYHYSIPKYKLPEKCFGIYEHVIADTSCKLLRGFDDIYLAPHSRHTDIDEKAVKECADLQILSTSEEAGICLLSSKDGRFIFLTGHPEYDAFVLKEEYERDLAKGLKIAVPKNYFPKDDPSISPLHTWRSHANLLFVNWLNYYVYQETPYIWE is encoded by the coding sequence ATGCCTATTAATATCCCTTCTCATTTACCGGCAAAAGAAATTTTAGAAAAAGAAAATATTTTTATAATGGATGAAAGTCGTGCGTATCGCCAAGATATACGGCCTCTAAATATTATTATTTTGAATTTGATGCCAGAGAAAGAGAAAACAGAAACACAATTACTTCGCCTTCTCGGTAATTCTCCATTACAAGTTAATATAACCTTTTTACGCCCAAAAACTCACACACCAAAAACAACGAAGAAAAAACATTTAGACGAATTTTACACAACCTTTGACAAAATTGACCATCGAAAGTTTGACGGCATGATTGTAACTGGGGCCCCAATTGAGACATTGCCATTTGAACAGGTCCATTACTGGAATGAGTTAACTGAAATTTTTGAATGGTCAAAATCAAACGTCACTTCCACCTTGCATATTTGTTGGGGTGCACAAGCTGGACTATTTTATCATTATTCTATTCCGAAGTATAAACTTCCGGAAAAATGTTTTGGTATTTACGAACATGTTATTGCTGATACTTCATGCAAATTGTTACGCGGTTTTGACGATATTTATTTGGCCCCCCATTCAAGACATACAGATATAGATGAAAAAGCCGTAAAGGAATGTGCTGATTTACAAATATTATCCACATCAGAAGAAGCAGGAATCTGCCTATTATCATCAAAGGATGGCCGCTTTATCTTTTTAACCGGACATCCCGAGTATGATGCTTTCGTATTAAAAGAAGAATATGAACGCGACTTAGCAAAAGGATTGAAAATTGCCGTTCCCAAAAACTATTTTCCGAAGGATGACCCTTCTATATCCCCTCTTCACACGTGGAGATCTCATGCCAATCTTCTATTTGTGAATTGGTTAAATTATTATGTGTACCAAGAGACGCCTTACATTTGGGAATAA
- a CDS encoding diglucosyl diacylglycerol synthase — MMSNPKVLILTAKYGNGHVQVAKTLQNRCQQLGMKVVVSDLYRESHPVITEVTKYLYLKSFSFGKEFYKWFYYGVDKMYNKRIMNIYYKMGNSRLHELIVREQPDFIINTFPMIVVPEYRRRTGRVIPTFNVLTDFCLHKIWVHPDIDKYYVASEEVKQKLLQLGIPSHDVLVTGIPIRAQFEQCISTDSLYQKFDLSPDKKTLLIMAGAHGVLKNVKELCESFLHYDELQTVVVCGKNQALKEQLDPIANSHPHKLKALGFVENVHELFRIATCMITKPGGITLSEAAAIGVPLILYKPVPGQEKENAEYFERKGAAKIVSKMDEIEDIVAFLLQNPDEIQTMKSNIQALHHGRAADVILQDMVNESERIQRQKEFMLTSVNL, encoded by the coding sequence TTGATGAGCAATCCAAAGGTTCTTATCTTAACTGCGAAATATGGGAACGGGCACGTTCAAGTGGCAAAAACATTGCAAAACCGTTGTCAGCAGTTAGGGATGAAGGTTGTCGTTTCCGATTTATACCGAGAATCCCATCCTGTCATAACAGAAGTAACTAAATACTTATATTTGAAAAGCTTTTCATTCGGAAAAGAATTTTACAAGTGGTTTTATTATGGCGTGGACAAAATGTACAACAAACGCATCATGAATATTTATTATAAGATGGGGAACTCCCGTCTCCACGAGCTCATAGTACGTGAACAGCCCGACTTCATTATCAATACGTTTCCGATGATTGTTGTTCCTGAATATCGACGGAGAACAGGTAGAGTCATCCCAACATTTAACGTTTTAACAGACTTTTGCTTACATAAAATTTGGGTACATCCAGATATTGATAAGTATTATGTAGCAAGTGAGGAAGTCAAACAAAAATTATTGCAACTTGGAATACCTTCTCATGATGTTTTGGTTACCGGTATACCTATTCGAGCTCAATTTGAACAATGCATTTCAACCGACTCTTTATATCAAAAATTCGATTTAAGTCCGGATAAAAAAACGCTTTTAATTATGGCTGGAGCACACGGTGTCTTAAAAAATGTGAAAGAGCTATGTGAATCCTTTTTACATTATGATGAATTGCAAACGGTTGTTGTATGTGGAAAAAACCAAGCCCTAAAAGAACAACTTGACCCGATAGCAAATTCACATCCTCATAAGTTAAAGGCACTCGGGTTTGTCGAGAACGTTCATGAATTGTTCCGTATTGCAACCTGTATGATTACAAAGCCAGGAGGCATAACGCTAAGTGAAGCGGCCGCTATAGGTGTTCCACTTATTTTATACAAACCAGTACCTGGACAAGAGAAAGAAAATGCTGAGTACTTCGAACGTAAAGGCGCTGCGAAAATTGTTTCAAAAATGGATGAAATTGAAGATATCGTTGCTTTTTTACTTCAAAACCCTGATGAAATACAAACGATGAAATCAAACATACAGGCTCTTCATCACGGAAGAGCAGCAGATGTTATATTACAAGATATGGTGAATGAATCAGAGCGAATTCAAAGGCAGAAGGAATTTATGCTTACGTCAGTAAACTTGTAA
- a CDS encoding metal-dependent hydrolase, which produces MAQVVILGTVVGSNAPDFDYVIRIFKGKGMYVEHHRGVSHSIPALFLWTIFISVILFGFFPAVSLFHLIVWVFIAVVMHVALDVLNAYGTKALIPFTNKWIPLNFIPLFDPFFFLLHLGGLLLWIAGVHPQPVFCLFMPFQFYTLFFVTPSIYW; this is translated from the coding sequence TTGGCACAGGTTGTGATATTAGGAACAGTTGTTGGGTCGAATGCACCTGATTTCGATTATGTAATTCGTATTTTCAAAGGAAAAGGAATGTATGTGGAGCATCATCGAGGTGTCTCCCATTCCATCCCTGCCCTATTTTTATGGACGATTTTCATTTCAGTCATCTTGTTTGGCTTTTTCCCTGCCGTTTCACTATTTCATTTAATCGTTTGGGTTTTTATTGCCGTAGTCATGCACGTTGCTTTAGATGTACTGAATGCATACGGAACCAAGGCTTTAATACCGTTTACTAATAAGTGGATTCCCCTGAATTTTATTCCGTTATTTGATCCATTCTTCTTCCTCCTTCATTTAGGAGGATTGTTGCTCTGGATAGCAGGAGTTCATCCTCAGCCGGTTTTTTGTTTGTTTATGCCTTTTCAGTTTTATACATTGTTTTTCGTTACGCCATCTATTTATTGGTAA
- a CDS encoding class I SAM-dependent methyltransferase, which yields MSKWHEQAQKKWDEFAEDWNTSSENMWENGSRNSIIPFFSRHVPIGSNILDVACGDGYGSKKLAEGGYQVVATDLSTKMMELANERNQHKNVTYVQGDMMKLPFANQQFDALMVINGIEWTEKPIDAIAELDRVVKKEGFICAAILGPTAHPRKHSFNRLYGEQTIMNTMMPWEFVQLCEEAYGWKLIANEGVMKKGITKELTKQLSWELQMALSFMWLFLFQK from the coding sequence ATGTCAAAGTGGCATGAACAAGCGCAAAAGAAATGGGATGAGTTTGCAGAAGATTGGAATACTTCAAGTGAAAATATGTGGGAAAATGGAAGCCGAAATTCGATTATTCCGTTTTTCTCTCGTCATGTTCCGATTGGGAGCAACATTTTGGATGTCGCATGTGGTGATGGCTATGGTTCCAAAAAGTTAGCAGAAGGTGGTTATCAAGTTGTAGCCACCGATCTATCAACAAAAATGATGGAATTAGCAAATGAAAGGAATCAACATAAAAATGTAACGTACGTACAAGGGGATATGATGAAATTACCGTTTGCCAATCAACAGTTTGACGCATTGATGGTCATAAACGGTATTGAATGGACGGAAAAGCCGATTGATGCAATAGCCGAACTTGACCGAGTTGTAAAAAAGGAAGGTTTTATTTGTGCCGCTATTTTAGGTCCAACTGCGCATCCGAGAAAACATAGCTTCAATCGATTGTACGGAGAACAAACCATCATGAATACGATGATGCCGTGGGAATTTGTACAGCTTTGTGAAGAAGCGTATGGGTGGAAGTTGATTGCAAATGAGGGAGTTATGAAAAAAGGCATTACAAAAGAACTAACGAAGCAATTGTCATGGGAATTACAAATGGCATTGTCTTTTATGTGGCTTTTTTTGTTTCAAAAGTAA
- the cspD gene encoding cold-shock protein CspD gives MQQNGKVKWFNNEKGYGFIEVEGGDDVFVHFTAIQGEGFKSLEEGQAVSFEIVEGNRGPQAANVVKL, from the coding sequence ATGCAACAAAACGGTAAAGTAAAATGGTTTAACAACGAAAAAGGTTATGGATTCATCGAAGTTGAAGGTGGAGACGATGTATTCGTACACTTCACTGCAATCCAAGGTGAAGGTTTCAAATCTTTAGAAGAAGGTCAAGCAGTTTCTTTCGAAATCGTTGAAGGAAATCGTGGACCTCAAGCTGCAAACGTTGTAAAACTTTAA
- a CDS encoding DUF2564 family protein has protein sequence MTNNHSIGGFNNRKQLEVAVDAAEKMVGSATMSMDKDLIQSAEHAIADARQLFNEYSNDYDEAFLEEQQQKLTRCEHQLQEAKR, from the coding sequence GTGACGAATAATCATTCAATAGGCGGTTTTAATAATCGGAAGCAATTAGAAGTAGCTGTCGATGCAGCAGAGAAGATGGTCGGTTCTGCGACGATGAGTATGGATAAAGATTTGATTCAATCAGCTGAACATGCAATCGCAGATGCAAGGCAGCTTTTTAATGAATATTCTAATGACTATGATGAGGCTTTTTTAGAAGAACAGCAGCAAAAGTTAACGAGATGTGAGCATCAACTACAAGAAGCAAAGCGATGA
- a CDS encoding zinc-finger domain-containing protein, with protein MNKKEVYEQITELMDEYCTECLLKQHFRKEYGKTYAHSFCINQCTVGQQIKKIGEKLK; from the coding sequence TTGAATAAGAAAGAAGTTTATGAACAAATAACAGAATTAATGGATGAATATTGTACAGAATGCTTATTAAAGCAACATTTTCGTAAAGAATATGGGAAAACATATGCCCACTCTTTTTGTATTAATCAATGTACTGTCGGGCAACAAATAAAAAAGATAGGGGAAAAATTAAAATGA
- a CDS encoding reverse transcriptase-like protein, whose protein sequence is MDVTLHILYESKTGEKVNFISETLPIDRAVRIMDDFEKTGRVKEMEAIEDNGNQWTLKQLRKLNEKVQEEPHHLICYFDGSFDRTLQKAGIGFVIYYEQDHERYRVRSNLIIPEVESNNEAEYIAFYHLVSALEDLNVNGKKVEFKGDSLVVLNQLAGEWPCYEESFTYWLDKIEEKIKGMNITPIYTTINRKENKEADQLAKQALNNQIINSRKRL, encoded by the coding sequence ATGGATGTAACATTGCACATCTTATATGAAAGTAAAACAGGTGAGAAGGTGAATTTCATTTCAGAAACCTTACCAATCGACCGAGCTGTACGAATAATGGATGACTTTGAAAAAACCGGCCGGGTCAAAGAAATGGAAGCGATAGAAGATAACGGGAATCAATGGACATTGAAGCAACTTCGGAAATTAAATGAGAAAGTGCAAGAAGAACCTCATCATCTCATTTGTTATTTTGACGGAAGCTTTGACAGAACACTACAAAAAGCGGGAATTGGTTTTGTCATCTACTATGAACAAGATCATGAACGATACCGTGTTCGCAGCAATTTGATAATACCTGAAGTTGAATCCAATAATGAGGCGGAATACATTGCATTTTACCATCTCGTTTCTGCATTAGAAGATTTAAATGTGAACGGAAAGAAAGTAGAATTTAAAGGAGATTCGCTCGTTGTATTAAATCAATTGGCTGGCGAATGGCCTTGTTATGAAGAGAGCTTTACGTACTGGTTGGATAAAATAGAAGAGAAAATAAAAGGGATGAACATTACCCCTATCTACACGACAATTAACCGGAAAGAAAATAAAGAGGCCGATCAATTGGCTAAACAAGCACTAAACAATCAAATCATTAATAGTAGAAAAAGACTATAA
- a CDS encoding queuosine precursor transporter — protein sequence MFNEVIWFGFAFINFIMVLLFYKWFDKTGLYVWLGFSTVVANLQVVKTIELFGLTATLGNIMYGTAFLVTDILNEKYGRDEAKKAVWLGFSTLISLTIIMQVVLFFIPHEFDIAHEALATIFGLLPRIAVGSLLAYLVSQYTDVLLYSYFKKKFPQENQLWIRNNGSTMISQLTDTFIFTSIAFIGVFPMDVWLEIFITTYFIKFLVALLDTPFAYIAKNMHRGEETK from the coding sequence ATGTTTAATGAAGTCATTTGGTTTGGATTTGCATTTATCAATTTTATCATGGTTCTCTTATTTTACAAATGGTTTGATAAAACAGGCCTTTATGTGTGGTTAGGCTTTTCGACCGTAGTTGCAAACTTACAAGTTGTCAAAACGATTGAGCTTTTTGGACTCACAGCCACTTTAGGAAATATCATGTACGGCACAGCCTTTCTTGTAACGGATATTTTAAATGAAAAGTACGGTAGAGACGAAGCGAAGAAGGCCGTCTGGCTCGGCTTTTCCACATTGATTTCCTTAACCATTATTATGCAAGTCGTGCTGTTCTTTATCCCTCATGAATTTGACATTGCACATGAGGCGTTAGCCACAATTTTCGGCTTATTGCCTAGAATTGCAGTTGGAAGCCTTCTTGCTTATCTTGTCAGTCAGTATACAGATGTACTATTGTACTCATATTTTAAGAAAAAGTTTCCACAGGAAAATCAGTTATGGATTCGAAATAACGGAAGTACAATGATTAGTCAACTAACTGATACATTTATCTTTACATCCATCGCTTTTATTGGTGTTTTTCCAATGGACGTTTGGCTTGAAATATTTATCACAACCTATTTCATAAAGTTTCTTGTTGCTCTACTTGATACCCCATTTGCTTACATTGCAAAAAACATGCATCGTGGAGAGGAGACGAAATGA
- a CDS encoding reverse transcriptase-like protein, whose amino-acid sequence MIEVYIDGASKGDPGLSGAGIFFKNVQEDSKFKIPLGNMNNHEAEFQALIHALKIAKERNYSILSIRTDSQAVDQAISKQFAKREPYKSLLVEALKLMEQFDLCFVKWIPAKENRVADQLAREAIHLNK is encoded by the coding sequence ATGATCGAAGTTTATATTGATGGTGCAAGTAAAGGAGACCCTGGACTATCTGGTGCAGGTATATTTTTTAAAAATGTACAAGAGGATTCCAAATTTAAAATTCCTCTAGGAAATATGAACAATCATGAAGCTGAGTTTCAAGCACTTATTCACGCATTAAAGATAGCTAAAGAACGAAATTATTCGATTTTATCAATTAGAACCGATTCGCAAGCGGTAGATCAAGCAATTTCAAAGCAGTTTGCGAAACGAGAACCGTATAAGTCGCTTTTAGTTGAAGCGCTAAAGTTAATGGAACAGTTTGATTTATGCTTTGTCAAATGGATTCCAGCAAAAGAAAATCGTGTTGCTGATCAGCTTGCGCGAGAAGCAATTCATCTCAATAAATAA
- a CDS encoding DUF6123 family protein, translating into MKRQREIALIEYIQFLESKGFKFDEGFYGFVHFGKGYTNASDYVVILAIEWTLKIKLTFDGAFFMAILELFVSENVETRKQAERVVEHFLVQMNGND; encoded by the coding sequence ATGAAACGACAACGAGAGATAGCTTTGATTGAGTATATTCAATTTCTCGAATCAAAAGGTTTTAAATTTGATGAAGGTTTTTATGGATTTGTGCATTTTGGAAAAGGGTATACAAACGCTTCAGATTATGTTGTCATATTGGCAATTGAATGGACGTTAAAAATAAAATTGACATTCGATGGTGCTTTTTTTATGGCAATATTAGAATTATTTGTTAGTGAAAACGTAGAAACGAGAAAGCAAGCGGAACGAGTAGTTGAACATTTTCTAGTACAAATGAATGGTAACGATTAA
- a CDS encoding small, acid-soluble spore protein L — MTTENNRNRGQKAPGVNPQGYDRPDDSQTTQSQLEERAKNSNTKR, encoded by the coding sequence ATGACGACCGAAAATAATCGTAATCGTGGACAGAAAGCACCAGGTGTAAACCCACAAGGTTATGACCGTCCAGATGATTCACAAACGACCCAATCACAATTAGAAGAACGCGCTAAAAACAGTAACACAAAGCGATAA
- a CDS encoding 5'-3' exonuclease: MANKLLLIDGMALLFRSYFATAIHGRFMENSKGIPTNGVNGLIKHTLTAIDTFRPDYVVCCWDMGSKTFRTEMFESYKANRNEPPEQLIPQFDLAKQVIEELRIENVGVKNYEADDCIGTIAEKYKEEMEIIVLTGDRDLLQLVDSSIHVAILQKGIGNYEIFTVDSFVEKYEIQPKQLIDVKALMGDTSDNYPGVKGIGEKTAFKLIREYENVDQLLEHLDHLTPSQKKKISACLEDLHLSRKLAAIHTSVPMKTPTFTHTFSLSQDQLNKAIQKYDIRGIQTKGIQFLQEVSS, translated from the coding sequence ATGGCAAACAAATTATTACTAATTGATGGAATGGCGTTATTATTTCGATCTTATTTTGCAACCGCTATTCACGGTCGCTTTATGGAAAATTCAAAAGGAATACCGACAAACGGTGTTAACGGCCTTATAAAACACACGTTAACAGCAATTGATACATTTCGTCCAGATTATGTTGTATGCTGCTGGGATATGGGATCTAAGACGTTCCGAACAGAAATGTTTGAATCGTATAAAGCAAATAGGAATGAACCACCTGAACAATTAATACCACAATTTGATTTAGCTAAACAAGTAATTGAAGAGCTCAGGATTGAAAATGTGGGGGTTAAAAATTACGAAGCTGATGATTGCATCGGAACGATAGCAGAAAAGTACAAAGAAGAAATGGAGATTATCGTTTTAACAGGTGATCGGGATTTACTACAGTTAGTGGATTCAAGCATTCATGTTGCCATATTGCAAAAAGGAATTGGAAATTACGAAATTTTCACAGTTGATTCGTTTGTTGAAAAATATGAAATTCAACCGAAGCAACTCATTGATGTAAAAGCATTAATGGGAGATACGAGCGATAATTACCCGGGAGTAAAAGGAATTGGGGAAAAAACAGCTTTTAAATTAATTCGAGAATACGAAAACGTTGATCAACTACTCGAGCATCTCGATCATCTTACTCCATCTCAAAAAAAGAAAATATCTGCATGTCTTGAAGATTTACATTTGTCTCGTAAGCTCGCCGCTATTCATACATCAGTACCGATGAAAACACCTACGTTTACTCATACGTTTTCATTGTCACAAGATCAGTTAAATAAAGCCATTCAAAAGTATGATATCCGCGGAATCCAAACAAAAGGAATCCAGTTTTTACAAGAGGTCAGTTCGTAA
- a CDS encoding YpbS family protein, with amino-acid sequence MSEVHQAITKHSNRQHQLVKTFVQLEGQREAYIEDAVQRCKEGLPFTVEGINQVTDEINALAKNGIVPTRKRVTPEMVKEYVARKYGNN; translated from the coding sequence ATGAGTGAAGTACATCAAGCCATAACAAAACATTCAAATCGCCAACACCAATTAGTTAAGACGTTTGTCCAATTAGAAGGGCAACGGGAAGCATACATAGAAGATGCTGTACAACGATGTAAGGAAGGACTTCCCTTTACTGTTGAAGGAATCAATCAAGTAACAGATGAAATCAACGCTCTAGCTAAAAATGGAATTGTTCCGACAAGAAAGCGTGTGACACCTGAAATGGTAAAAGAATATGTCGCAAGAAAATATGGTAACAATTAA
- a CDS encoding DNA polymerase beta superfamily protein → MNELLTKLERTYGITILYASEVGSRAYGYHLPESDYDVRFIYRFPTNTYLGIESFSETISTREGQIECHGWELRKAARLGKKSNPSLVEWLKSPIVYRNSNQFKEQFISICEQSYELSILVLHYEQIMKKNIEIARKKGKAKPLIHAVRSYLAIQNITDIQTIPPIDLFDLIQAINEKGSTLVDNTIISFIQRMKNVRQCSSIEIEEVISCLGKYKLIESSKRSEKGPCQFQSFVVNQLKC, encoded by the coding sequence ATGAATGAGTTGTTAACGAAACTTGAGCGAACCTATGGGATCACTATTTTGTATGCGAGCGAGGTAGGTAGTCGAGCCTATGGCTATCACTTACCGGAAAGTGATTATGATGTTCGATTTATTTATCGCTTTCCGACGAATACGTATTTAGGAATTGAATCGTTCAGCGAGACTATTTCAACAAGAGAAGGACAAATCGAATGTCACGGCTGGGAGTTGAGAAAAGCCGCTCGACTTGGGAAGAAATCCAACCCTTCCCTCGTTGAGTGGCTAAAATCTCCAATAGTTTATCGCAATAGTAATCAATTTAAGGAACAATTTATAAGCATTTGTGAACAATCATACGAGCTATCAATATTAGTGCTTCATTATGAACAAATAATGAAAAAAAATATTGAGATTGCCCGTAAAAAAGGAAAGGCTAAACCGCTTATACATGCAGTTCGATCATATTTAGCTATTCAAAATATTACAGACATTCAGACGATTCCACCAATTGATCTTTTCGACTTAATTCAGGCAATAAACGAAAAGGGAAGTACGCTTGTAGATAATACCATCATTTCCTTTATTCAACGAATGAAAAATGTACGACAGTGTTCGTCGATTGAAATAGAAGAAGTCATTAGCTGTCTTGGGAAGTACAAATTGATTGAGTCATCAAAAAGAAGTGAAAAGGGACCATGTCAGTTTCAATCGTTCGTAGTGAATCAGTTAAAATGTTAA